One genomic region from Nilaparvata lugens isolate BPH chromosome 3, ASM1435652v1, whole genome shotgun sequence encodes:
- the LOC111059597 gene encoding putative uncharacterized protein DDB_G0286901, with protein sequence MGSPNKVASMESKIINYWDVKKSVEECFNFNLIPIRKFNPNFVTKENLLFELETLGVPTDTVIDNDVDTLRGKYRALVSNPDPKIARIIYDDESSKIAIKKILDLLTGEDEYLEKILSMSIPDKKVNIHKALSIFLHILNRIVQLLTYAKEANDQNLIKGIDESIVLAQATFTKLIDLCECFSRSSSPHFEKQSSLSTPDSKMNNPTHDSNTKLHTNTVNRFIAPIPSTSNMEQNVTQYSQTNVTNPDIQVTDFENINNSNTVSMVEQVHATINENLGRTVFGSDFNTNRVNLAANLSSPLFGNLYNKLSNPIEGLMKELPNTDGLNVDSLLKFIEICLKIKERSNLLDQQLFHIIHSSVVGPLADRLNLAMSTNKSFDEFHKDILQHFIPSRLISIIERDHYYRLQRAGEPLSAYIVSIKDANKLLRLEKSEEDVVNNICSGLNPEERNRLVFQSKPTSFNDLTSISVVSQNIQYGDLERNKYNFNTNKNNQKSPMNVELAQRRCYKCNKVGHLAQSCRSNMNNSNFRGTSSNSRNHNQNHQRSNNNFTRDLSKIRCFKCNESGHYANSCENKKA encoded by the coding sequence ATGGGTTCACCGAATAAAGTAGCATCTATGGAatctaaaataattaattattgggatgttaaaaaatcagttgaagagtgcttcaatttcaatttgattcctATTAGAAAATTCAATCCTAATTTTGTTACTAAAGAGAATTTACTTTTCGAACTTGAAACATTGGGAGTACCTACAGATACAGTTATTGACAATGATGTAGACACTTTAAGGGGAAAGTATCGAGCATTAGTTAGCAATCCAGACCCAAAAATTGCACGAATTATTTACGATGATGAGTCTAGTAAAATTGCTATAAAAAAAATCCTTGATTTATTGACAGGGGAAGATGAATACTTGGAGAAAATTCTTTCTATGAGTATTCCTGATAAAAAGGTAAACATTCATAAAGCGTTATCCATTTTTCTACATATTCTCAATcgaattgttcaattattaacTTATGCTAAAGAAGCAAATGACCAAAATCTAATTAAGGGTATTGATGAGTCTATTGTATTAGCTCAGGCTACTTTTACTAAATTGATCGACTTGTGTGAATGCTTTAGTAGATCTAGTTCGCctcattttgaaaaacaaagcaGTCTTAGTACACCtgattcaaaaatgaataatccCACACACGATTCGAATACTAAACTTCATACTAATACAGTAAATCGCTTTATTGCGCCAATTCCTAGTACAAGTAATATGGAACAAAATGTTACTCAGTATTCACAAACAAATGTTACCAATCCTGATATTCAAGTTactgattttgaaaatataaataatagtaatactGTCTCTATGGTAGAACAGGTACATGctacaataaatgaaaacttGGGTAGGACTGTATTCGGTAGTGATTTCAATACTAATAGGGTAAACCTTGCAGCCAACTTGTCTTCACCTTTATTTGgtaatttgtataataaattatcaaatccTATCGAAGGTCTGATGAAGGAACTTCCGAATACTGACGGATTGAATGTTGatagtttgttgaaattcattgaaatatgtttgaaaataaaagaaCGATCGAACTTATTAGATCAGCAACTTTTCCATATCATTCACTCTTCTGTTGTAGGGCCTCTCGCCGATCGATTGAATTTAGCTATGAGTACAAATAAgagttttgatgaatttcataaGGATATTCTGCAACATTTTATTCCGTCTAGattgatttcaatcattgaaagaGACCACTATTATCGTTTACAAAGGGCTGGTGAACCCTTGTCTGCTTACATTGTGTCAATCAAAGACGCTAATAAACTACTAAGATTAGAAAAATCTGAGGAAGACGTAGTCAATAATATTTGCTCAGGGTTGAATCCAGAGGAAAGAAATAGACTAGTTTTCCAATCCAAACCAACTAGTTTTAATGACTTAACTTCCATCTCAGTAGtatctcaaaatattcaatatggggatttagaaagaaataaatacaattttaatactaataaaaataatcaaaaatctCCAATGAATGTTGAATTAGCTCAAAGACGTTGTTACAAATGCAACAAAGTAGGTCATCTAGCTCAGTCATGTAGATCCaacatgaataattcaaatttcagagGTACAAGCAGTAATTCGAGAAATCATAATCAGAATCACCAaagatctaataataatttcactagAGATCTATCTAAAATACGTTGCTTTAAATGTAATGAAAGTGGACATTATGCAAActcttgtgaaaataaaaaagcaTGA